In one Streptomyces marincola genomic region, the following are encoded:
- a CDS encoding malate dehydrogenase — MPRTPVNVTVTGAAGQIGYALLFRIASGHLLGPDTPVRLRLLEITPALSAAEGTAMELDDCAFPLLSGIDISDDPNVAFDGANVALLVGARPRTKGMERGDLLEANGGIFKPQGKAINDHAADDVKVLVVGNPANTNALIARAAAPDVPAERFTAMTRLDHNRALSQLSKKTGVPVSEIRRLTIWGNHSATQYPDIFHAEVAGKNAAEAVADEQWLANEFIPTVAKRGAAIIEARGASSAASAANAAIDHVHTWVNGTPDGDWTSMAVPSDGSYGVPEGLISSFPVTTAGGEYRIVQGLDVNEFSRTRIDASVTELTEEREAVRTLGLI, encoded by the coding sequence ATGCCCCGCACACCCGTCAACGTCACCGTCACCGGCGCGGCCGGCCAGATCGGCTACGCGCTGCTCTTCCGCATCGCCTCCGGGCATCTGCTCGGCCCGGACACCCCCGTGCGCCTGCGGCTGCTCGAAATCACCCCGGCCCTGTCCGCCGCCGAGGGCACCGCCATGGAGCTGGACGACTGCGCGTTCCCGCTGCTGTCCGGCATCGACATCAGCGACGACCCGAACGTCGCGTTCGACGGCGCCAACGTCGCGCTCCTCGTCGGCGCCCGCCCCCGCACCAAGGGCATGGAGCGCGGCGACCTGCTTGAGGCCAACGGCGGCATCTTCAAGCCGCAGGGCAAGGCCATCAACGACCACGCCGCCGACGACGTGAAGGTCCTCGTCGTGGGCAACCCGGCCAACACCAACGCGCTGATCGCGCGCGCCGCGGCGCCCGACGTGCCGGCCGAGCGGTTCACCGCCATGACGCGCCTGGACCACAACCGCGCGCTCTCCCAGCTCTCCAAGAAGACCGGGGTCCCGGTCTCCGAGATCCGGCGGCTGACCATCTGGGGCAACCACTCGGCGACCCAGTACCCGGACATCTTCCACGCCGAGGTCGCGGGCAAGAACGCCGCCGAGGCCGTCGCCGACGAGCAGTGGCTCGCGAACGAGTTCATCCCCACCGTCGCCAAGCGCGGCGCGGCCATCATCGAGGCGCGCGGCGCCTCCTCCGCGGCCTCCGCCGCGAACGCCGCGATCGACCACGTCCACACCTGGGTCAACGGCACCCCGGACGGCGACTGGACCTCCATGGCCGTGCCGTCGGACGGCTCCTACGGCGTGCCCGAGGGCCTCATCTCGTCGTTCCCCGTCACCACCGCGGGCGGCGAGTACCGCATCGTGCAGGGCCTGGACGTGAACGAGTTCTCGCGCACCCGCATCGACGCCTCCGTCACGGAGCTGACCGAGGAGCGCGAAGCGGTTCGCACGCTCGGCCTGATCTGA
- the trpS gene encoding tryptophan--tRNA ligase, producing the protein MALRRSRVLSGIQPTAGSFHLGNYLGAVRQWVALQESHDAFFAVVDLHAITIPQDPRALREATRLAAAQLLGAGLDPERCTLFVQSHVPEHAQLAWVLNGFTGFGEAARMTQFKDKSAKQGTEGTTVGLFTYPVLQAADILLYQADEVPVGEDQRQHVELTRDVAARFNARLGDTFTVPAPSIRKEGAKIYDLQDPAVKMSKSASSPRGIVWLMDEPKASGKKFRSAVTDTGTEVRYDPEGKPGVSNLLVIYSALTGIGVAELEEKFAGRLYGALKTELADVFAEWVAPFRARTEEFLKDPAELDRVLALGAEKARAVATATLADVYGKVGFLPVGRG; encoded by the coding sequence ATGGCCTTGCGACGTTCCCGCGTACTCTCCGGAATCCAGCCCACCGCCGGCTCCTTCCACCTGGGCAACTACCTGGGCGCGGTGCGGCAGTGGGTGGCCCTCCAGGAGTCGCACGACGCCTTCTTCGCGGTCGTGGATTTGCACGCCATCACCATTCCGCAGGACCCGCGGGCGCTGCGCGAGGCCACGCGCCTGGCGGCGGCCCAGCTCCTCGGCGCGGGCCTGGACCCGGAGCGGTGCACGCTGTTCGTGCAGAGCCACGTGCCCGAGCACGCGCAGCTGGCCTGGGTGCTCAACGGTTTCACGGGCTTCGGCGAGGCCGCGCGCATGACGCAGTTCAAGGACAAGTCGGCCAAGCAGGGCACCGAGGGCACCACCGTCGGGCTGTTCACCTACCCGGTGCTCCAGGCCGCCGACATCCTGCTGTACCAGGCGGACGAGGTGCCCGTCGGCGAGGACCAGCGGCAGCACGTCGAGCTGACCAGGGACGTGGCCGCGCGGTTCAACGCGCGGCTCGGCGACACGTTCACCGTGCCCGCGCCCAGCATCCGCAAGGAGGGGGCGAAGATCTACGACCTCCAGGACCCGGCGGTCAAGATGAGCAAGTCGGCGTCCTCGCCCCGGGGCATCGTGTGGCTGATGGACGAGCCGAAGGCGTCGGGCAAGAAGTTCCGCAGCGCGGTCACCGACACCGGCACCGAGGTCAGGTACGACCCGGAGGGCAAGCCGGGCGTCAGCAACCTGCTGGTGATCTACTCCGCGCTCACCGGCATAGGTGTCGCGGAGCTGGAGGAGAAGTTCGCCGGCCGGCTGTACGGCGCGCTCAAGACGGAGCTGGCGGACGTCTTCGCCGAGTGGGTCGCCCCCTTCCGCGCCCGCACCGAGGAGTTCCTGAAGGACCCGGCGGAGCTCGACCGGGTCCTGGCCCTGGGCGCGGAGAAGGCGAGGGCGGTCGCCACGGCGACGCTGGCCGACGTCTACGGGAAGGTGGGCTTCCTGCCCGTGGGCCGGGGCTGA
- a CDS encoding 2'-5' RNA ligase family protein yields MAGTVTLGVSIAVPEPHGSRLQRCRLGFGDAAAAGIPTHVTLLPPTEVEAAARPAVEEHLTGIAAAARPFRMRLYGTGTFRPLSPVVFVQVVEGGSACGWLQERVRAAGGPLARELPFPYHPHVTVAHGIGEDAMDAAQAELAAYEAAWTVTGFSLYEQGADGAWTPRREFRFAPCPRQRRPASSAAGRASEAA; encoded by the coding sequence TTGGCGGGGACCGTCACGCTCGGCGTGTCGATCGCGGTCCCGGAGCCGCACGGCAGCCGCCTGCAACGCTGCCGCCTCGGCTTCGGGGACGCCGCCGCGGCCGGCATCCCCACGCACGTCACCCTGCTGCCGCCGACCGAGGTCGAGGCCGCGGCGCGGCCGGCCGTCGAGGAGCACCTGACGGGCATCGCCGCGGCGGCGCGCCCGTTCCGGATGCGGCTGTACGGCACGGGCACCTTCCGCCCGCTGTCGCCCGTCGTGTTCGTGCAGGTGGTCGAGGGCGGTTCCGCCTGCGGCTGGCTCCAGGAGCGCGTCCGCGCGGCGGGCGGGCCGCTGGCGCGCGAGCTGCCGTTCCCCTACCACCCGCACGTGACCGTCGCGCACGGGATCGGCGAGGACGCGATGGACGCGGCGCAGGCGGAGCTCGCCGCGTACGAGGCGGCGTGGACCGTCACCGGGTTCTCGCTGTACGAGCAGGGCGCCGACGGCGCGTGGACGCCTCGCCGCGAGTTCCGGTTCGCGCCGTGCCCGCGGCAGCGGCGGCCCGCGTCCTCCGCGGCCGGCCGGGCCTCGGAGGCCGCGTAG
- a CDS encoding YihY/virulence factor BrkB family protein, producing the protein MSGALDRLTRLPGIGPAVAWFLRSRAWHVYEHLDERKWTRLAAAITFTSFVTLFPLLGLAAATGAALLTDGQLRDIEEWASDQVPGISDQLDLGSLFEHAGTIGVVSLALVLPTGAAWVDALRSCLRELWDLADPEDNIVVRRLRDVGVLAGLGGVTLVSLGVSALGMSAVHWASARTGTAWPFQLAAYLLAMVVTFFLLTYLLVWLPGVRPPRADTLVACAMGAVGFELLKQLLGGYLTEVATRNVYGAFGVPVALLVWINLMAKLLLVCCAWTATALTPAERPRADAMDAEPGPEAAADGGGGTATPPPRERRSPPP; encoded by the coding sequence GTGAGCGGCGCTTTGGACAGACTGACCCGGCTGCCGGGGATCGGGCCCGCGGTGGCCTGGTTCCTGCGCAGCCGTGCCTGGCACGTGTACGAACACCTCGACGAACGGAAGTGGACGCGGCTCGCCGCGGCGATCACGTTCACCAGCTTCGTCACCCTCTTCCCCCTCCTCGGGCTCGCCGCCGCGACCGGCGCCGCCCTGCTGACCGACGGGCAGCTGCGCGACATCGAGGAGTGGGCGTCCGACCAGGTGCCCGGCATCTCGGACCAGCTCGACCTCGGGTCCCTCTTCGAGCACGCGGGCACCATCGGCGTCGTCTCGCTCGCCCTGGTGCTGCCCACGGGCGCCGCGTGGGTGGACGCCCTGCGCAGCTGCCTGCGGGAGCTGTGGGACCTGGCGGACCCCGAGGACAACATCGTCGTGCGCCGACTGCGCGACGTGGGCGTGCTCGCCGGGCTCGGCGGGGTCACGCTGGTCTCGCTCGGCGTCTCCGCGCTCGGCATGAGCGCGGTGCACTGGGCGTCGGCGCGCACCGGCACGGCGTGGCCGTTCCAGCTGGCCGCCTACCTGCTGGCGATGGTCGTCACGTTCTTCCTGCTGACCTACCTGCTGGTGTGGCTGCCCGGCGTGCGCCCGCCGCGCGCCGACACCCTCGTGGCGTGCGCGATGGGCGCCGTCGGCTTCGAGCTGCTGAAGCAGCTGCTCGGCGGCTACCTGACCGAGGTGGCGACCAGGAACGTGTACGGCGCCTTCGGCGTGCCGGTCGCGCTCCTGGTCTGGATCAACCTGATGGCCAAGCTGCTGCTGGTGTGCTGCGCCTGGACGGCCACCGCCCTCACTCCGGCGGAGCGCCCCCGGGCGGACGCGATGGACGCGGAGCCCGGGCCGGAAGCGGCAGCGGATGGCGGCGGTGGAACAGCCACGCCGCCGCCGCGAGAACGGCGATCCCCGCCGCCGTGA